One Ignavibacteria bacterium genomic window, TCGTGGTGAATAAAAAAAATTATGCTCGATTTCACTTTCACTGAAGAACAAAAAATGCTGCGCGACGTTGCACGAAAATTTACCGACAACGAAGTGCGACCGTTCGCGGCAATGATTGACGAGAAAGAAGAATTGCCTTTCGAAATAATAAAGAAAGCCGCAGAACTTGGTTTTCTCGGCGTAGCATTTCCCGAAGAATATAACGGCGGCGGCTTTGGTGAAATCGGCTACTGCATTTTACTCGAAGAAATTTCTCGCGGATGTAATTCCACAGCAGTAACCATTGGTGGACACGAATCACTTGGCGCAATGGCAATTTATCTTTGCGGCAACGAAGAACAAAAGCAAAAATATTTGAAACCGCTTGCAGAAGGAAAATTTCTTGCTGCATTTGCACTCACCGAACCAAACGCCGGCTCCGATGTTTCTTCGATGAAAACAATTGCAGCGGAAGATGGAAATTATTTTTTTCTCGATGGAAATAAAACATTCATCACCAACGGAAATATTGCTGATGTGCTTGTTGTCTTCGCAGTAACAGATACATCGAAAGGAATAAAAGGTATTACAGCATTTATTGTTGAAAAAAATTGGAATGGATTTCGTGCGGGAAAACCGGAAAAGAAAATGGGAATTCGCGGCTCGCACACAACGGATTTATTTTTTGAAAATCTCAAAGTTCCGAAAGAAAACATTTTGGGAAATATTGGCGATGGATTCAAAATTGCAATGCAAACACTTGATTCAGCGCGTGTGAGTTTGTCTGCGCAGTGTCTTGGCTCTGCAAAAGAAATGCTTGCATTGAGTATCAAACACGCAAACGAACGCAAACAGTTTGGCAAACCGATTGCAGAACAACAAGCAATTCAATTTATGCTCGCGGAAATGGCTTCAGAAATTTATCAAGTGGAAAGTATTCTCTATCGCACGGCGTGGATGATTGATAATCACATTCCGTTTTCGCGCGAGTCGGCAATGTGCAAACTTGTTGCGACTGAAGTTGTGTGCAAAGTTGCGGATAGAGCAATGCAAATTCACGGCGGAATGGGTTATATGCGCGAGTATCCGATTGAACGATTGTATCGTGATGCGCGTGTCAATCGCATTTTTGAAGGAACAAATGAAATACAACATCTCGTGATAGCGAAAGATGTTTTGAAAAACGGAATTTAAATATTCACCGCGAATGACACGAATTGTATCTGTGAATATTCGTGCAACATTCGCGTAATTCGTGGTTAAAAAATTTATGAACAGTAAACAACTTTTATCTGGAAACGAAGCAATTGCTCGTGGTGCGTGGGAAGCAGGAATTCACGTTGCGTGCGGTTATCCCGGAACTCCCAGCACAGAAATAATCGAAAACCTTGCGCGCTACGATGACATTGACGTTGAATGGTCAACGAATGAAAAAGTTGCGTTTGATGTTGCGTATGGTGCTTCACTTGCCGGTGCGCGTTCACTCGTTTCAATGAAGCATGTTGGCGTGAACGTAGCGCTCGATTCGCTGATGGTTACACCGTTCAGCGGTGTTCACGGCGGATTTGTTGTGATTACCGCCGATGACCCGGGAATGCATTCATCGCAAAATGAACAAGACAATCGCTTCTTCGCAAAGTTTGCAAAAATTCCGATGCTCGAGCCTTCCGATAGTCAGGAAGCAAAAGAGTTTGTGAAAATTGCTTTCGATATCAGCGAGCAGTTTGACGTTCCCGTTTTTTTGCGAACAACAACACGCACTTCACATTCAAAATCTGTCGTAGAATTTTCTGAAGCAAAACGAACTCCGCCGCAAAAATATAAACACGACCCGCAGAAATATGTTGTTCCGATTTGGGGAAAACGCAGACGACAAAATATTGAAATGCGTTTGAAAAAAATGGAAGAGTTTGCAGAAACATTTCCCGAAAATAAAATTGAATGGAACAGCAAGAAAATCGGCGTGATTACGAGCGGCATTTGTTATCAGTATGCGAAAGAAGTTTTTCCC contains:
- a CDS encoding acyl-CoA dehydrogenase; this translates as MLDFTFTEEQKMLRDVARKFTDNEVRPFAAMIDEKEELPFEIIKKAAELGFLGVAFPEEYNGGGFGEIGYCILLEEISRGCNSTAVTIGGHESLGAMAIYLCGNEEQKQKYLKPLAEGKFLAAFALTEPNAGSDVSSMKTIAAEDGNYFFLDGNKTFITNGNIADVLVVFAVTDTSKGIKGITAFIVEKNWNGFRAGKPEKKMGIRGSHTTDLFFENLKVPKENILGNIGDGFKIAMQTLDSARVSLSAQCLGSAKEMLALSIKHANERKQFGKPIAEQQAIQFMLAEMASEIYQVESILYRTAWMIDNHIPFSRESAMCKLVATEVVCKVADRAMQIHGGMGYMREYPIERLYRDARVNRIFEGTNEIQHLVIAKDVLKNGI